The Candidatus Zixiibacteriota bacterium genomic interval ATTCATTTAACATCTCAATGGCGAAGCTAAGTGATATATATAATTACTGCACCGGCATATCATGCCGACATAAAGCGCTTGTTAATTATTTTAACCAAAAGTACGATAAAGAAAACTGCTATGCCTGCGATGTGTGTCTTGGCAGCCTTGAATATATTGACGATTCCTTGACGACTGCTCAAAAAATCCTTTCATGTGTTGTACGTTTGGGGGAAAATTTCGGCGCCGAATATACCGCCCTTACGCTAACCGGATCATCAGATAAGCGAATCCTAAACAATAGCCATGATAAGCTAAGCACCTATGGCATCTTATCAGAATACCCAAAACGGATTGTTCGTGATTGGATTGAGCAATTAACAGGGCAAGGCTATATCCGAAGAACAGGGGAATTTAATGTGCTCGAAGTTGCCGAAAAGGGATGGGATGTCATAAAAGGGAAAGAAACGCCGCATCTGCTAAAACCGACCGTAAAACCAATTAAAACATCAAAAACCGCCGAGGAATCATGGGAAGGTGTGGATAAAGAGCTGTTTGAGGAATTACGGGTTTTGCGGCGACAGATTGCCGACAGTAAAAACATCCCGGCATATATCGTTTTTGGCGATGCTGTCCTGCGTGATATGGCCAGACAGCGTCCCTCTACGCGGGATGGCTTTCTCATGGTTAATGGCATTGGTGAAAGTAAAAACCGGCAATATGGCAAGAGATTTATCAAAGCTATTAAAGAGTATTGTCGAACTAATTCTGTTAAGATGGATATTGAGCCGTCAAGGAGAATTTATGAGGTTCCATCTCTAAGTTCAAAATCACGAAAAAATGTAAATATTGCCAAGCATGAAGCTTTTAGGCATTTTTCGCAGGGTTTTTCCATTAATAAAGTCGCCGATAAAATCGATAGAGCTAAATCGACTACAACTCAATATCTTGCCGATTTTATCGAGAAAGAAAAGCTCACCGATCCTTATCCATGGGTAGATGAAAAAACATATAAAATTGTTAAAGCCGCCGCCTGTCAGACCGATAGCGAAGAACGACTGAAACCGATTCATGAGTTCCTAAACGGCGAGATAGAATACGACACGATACGTCTATGTATGGCATTCATCCGCAACGAGGAATAATTGTTAACCGCGCTGCGAATGCAATTAGCCGCTGATTAATATAAAAACGATTGTATTACAATTAAAATCCATACGCATCATACTGCCCAATCTTAAGCAGTATTTTCCCTTCCTTAACCTTCACAACAATTTCATCTGCCATGATACCCCTTAAGGTTTTATATTGCGCTTCATTTTTCTTGTCAAGAGTGATAGTTCTATAGCTTAACGGTCCCTCGCTAACTAGTTGCCCCTGATTTAAAAAATCGTACACGCAAACCGATTCATCATTAACTAAGTTAATAAATCTCGCTTCGATTTCATCACGGTTGTTTATTGCCAGCCGAAATTCCTCTCCGGCAGCTAAGCTTTTTTCATGCATATCGAAATGCTTACCGCTAATTGTCGCCTCGCCTTCATACATATAAATAACAATCTCATCCGCCTCTTTGGGGGTTTCGTGGCGTCTTTCGTATAATGTGCCTTTCTTGATGAAATTACCAATCAACGCGATATCTTTTACAGGTTTGCCTTTTTTGAATGGAATTGCTTTGGCGATGGCTTTGCTCTTAGTTTTGTTTGTGCCCTTTATGACAAAGGATTTGCCCGGTGCCACTTTTACCCGGATAATATCACCAACTGACATATCCTGCTCGAAGGGCGGTTTCA includes:
- the recQ gene encoding DNA helicase RecQ, translated to MTANLEDVLRKYWGYNSYLPFQKEAMQCVLDNRDSIVVFPTGGGKSLCFQAPALIKPGLAVVVSPLISLMKDQVDALIECGITAARIESTQLAKEQNAVFEKIKNRSLKLLYLSPERLFMNGFMEFLKSNELSFIAIDEAHCVSMWGHDFRPEYRQLGKLKEVFPGIAIHAYTATATERVRSDIAVQLKLNEPKLLIGSFDRPNLVYKVGGIANKLKQVCEIIDRHKGESGIIYCIRRLDVDEMCSALNEMGYKALPYHAGMEDIKRKQNQESFIEEKVDIIVATVAFGMGIDKSNVRYVIHAGMPKSLEHYQQESGRAGRDGLEAECFLLYSGQDFMTWKFIFGKNNPDSFNISMAKLSDIYNYCTGISCRHKALVNYFNQKYDKENCYACDVCLGSLEYIDDSLTTAQKILSCVVRLGENFGAEYTALTLTGSSDKRILNNSHDKLSTYGILSEYPKRIVRDWIEQLTGQGYIRRTGEFNVLEVAEKGWDVIKGKETPHLLKPTVKPIKTSKTAEESWEGVDKELFEELRVLRRQIADSKNIPAYIVFGDAVLRDMARQRPSTRDGFLMVNGIGESKNRQYGKRFIKAIKEYCRTNSVKMDIEPSRRIYEVPSLSSKSRKNVNIAKHEAFRHFSQGFSINKVADKIDRAKSTTTQYLADFIEKEKLTDPYPWVDEKTYKIVKAAACQTDSEERLKPIHEFLNGEIEYDTIRLCMAFIRNEE